In Corynebacterium endometrii, one DNA window encodes the following:
- a CDS encoding HAD-IA family hydrolase produces the protein MRGLVVDYVGVLDGTEDDVRRWKSLLAAAKENGVATAILSNDPGGPGAEHIREWEYNGTVDAVILSGEVGAEKPELAAFQAAADAIELPINDCVMVDDNILNVRAAVDFGMVGMLYSVFDRTSIEIQAVFDIDGEF, from the coding sequence ATGCGCGGTCTGGTCGTGGACTACGTGGGTGTGCTGGATGGCACCGAGGATGACGTTCGTCGCTGGAAGAGTCTTCTCGCCGCGGCGAAGGAAAACGGAGTGGCAACCGCTATCTTGTCTAACGATCCGGGCGGCCCAGGCGCTGAGCACATCCGTGAATGGGAATACAACGGCACCGTGGATGCGGTCATCCTCTCCGGTGAGGTTGGTGCCGAAAAGCCCGAGTTGGCCGCTTTCCAGGCCGCAGCGGATGCAATCGAACTGCCGATCAATGATTGCGTGATGGTGGATGACAATATCCTCAACGTCCGAGCCGCCGTAGACTTTGGCATGGTGGGCATGCTGTACTCCGTCTTTGACCGCACCAGCATTGAGATCCAGGCCGTGTTCGATATTGACGGTGAGTTCTAG
- a CDS encoding DUF6912 family protein gives MADVRVYIPATYAMLAELAETGTVYARSGWGFMVTPALLEFYTEGDEEEIAYGAFLEASMASLRLLAIGDEQKFPHRRVVISADVDESVVTFAPDMGEPVVKLEPAAISTEQLAAIHVDIEESEAATAKAIEVIDTADLGDEDAELAVGDALDNFMAFYDPSELPFLVELL, from the coding sequence ATGGCTGACGTCCGCGTCTATATTCCCGCCACCTATGCCATGCTCGCCGAGTTGGCCGAAACTGGCACCGTCTATGCGCGTTCCGGTTGGGGGTTCATGGTCACCCCCGCGCTCCTAGAGTTTTACACGGAGGGCGATGAAGAGGAGATTGCGTACGGCGCATTCCTTGAAGCATCGATGGCCTCTCTGCGTTTGCTCGCCATTGGCGATGAGCAGAAGTTCCCGCATCGCCGCGTGGTCATTTCCGCGGATGTGGATGAGAGCGTAGTGACCTTTGCCCCTGACATGGGTGAACCCGTGGTGAAGCTGGAGCCTGCCGCTATTTCCACGGAGCAATTGGCCGCCATCCACGTAGACATCGAGGAGTCCGAGGCGGCCACCGCGAAGGCCATCGAGGTCATCGATACCGCCGATCTCGGCGATGAGGACGCGGAGCTGGCGGTGGGGGATGCTCTAGACAACTTCATGGCGTTCTATGACCCGTCAGAGTTGCCCTTCTTGGTAGAGCTTCTGTAA
- the rsgA gene encoding ribosome small subunit-dependent GTPase A has protein sequence MARRGGRSYRNYDESDVRVRPGKGSRPRTKDRPEHKDAKFGMVITKDRGRWGVALDDGPEVVCMRAREMGRTAVEVGDRVGVVGDTSGRKDTLARIVKLEERTSVLRRTADDTDPYERIVVANADQMLIVTAVADPPPRSGFVERALIAAFVGNVHPVLCLTKTDLADPAPFAAEFADLDITVIEAGIDDELAAVDGVLNGHITALIGHSGVGKSTLVNRLVPDADRETGEVSAVGKGRHTSTQSVALRLPDNRGWIIDTPGIRSFGLAHVDADTVVNVFDDLAAAVEHCPRGCTHAGPPADPECGLDNPDLVPEDSATARRRDAVRNLLAALRTNVDWEN, from the coding sequence ATGGCTAGGCGCGGCGGCCGCAGTTACAGAAACTATGATGAGTCCGATGTCCGCGTTCGGCCCGGAAAGGGGTCCCGCCCGCGTACCAAGGACCGCCCCGAGCATAAGGATGCCAAGTTTGGCATGGTCATCACCAAGGACCGCGGGCGGTGGGGCGTGGCGCTCGATGATGGCCCTGAGGTGGTCTGTATGCGCGCCCGCGAGATGGGCCGCACCGCCGTAGAGGTGGGCGACCGCGTGGGCGTCGTGGGTGATACCTCAGGCAGGAAGGACACCCTGGCCCGGATCGTCAAGCTTGAGGAGCGCACCTCCGTCCTGCGCCGCACCGCCGACGATACCGATCCCTACGAGCGCATAGTCGTGGCCAATGCCGACCAGATGCTGATCGTGACCGCGGTAGCGGATCCTCCCCCGCGCTCCGGATTTGTCGAGCGCGCGCTCATCGCCGCGTTCGTTGGCAACGTCCACCCGGTGCTATGCCTGACGAAGACCGATCTTGCCGATCCCGCGCCCTTCGCCGCCGAGTTCGCGGATCTGGACATCACGGTCATTGAGGCCGGCATTGATGATGAGTTGGCCGCCGTCGATGGCGTATTAAATGGCCACATCACCGCGCTCATCGGCCACTCCGGCGTGGGTAAGTCGACCCTGGTTAACCGCCTGGTCCCCGATGCGGATCGCGAAACCGGTGAGGTCTCCGCCGTGGGCAAGGGCCGCCACACCTCCACCCAGTCCGTGGCCCTGCGCTTGCCGGATAATCGCGGTTGGATCATCGACACACCGGGGATCCGCTCCTTTGGCCTGGCCCACGTAGACGCCGACACGGTGGTCAATGTATTCGACGATCTGGCTGCCGCCGTTGAGCACTGCCCCCGTGGCTGCACACACGCCGGCCCTCCCGCGGACCCGGAATGCGGTCTGGACAACCCAGACCTTGTCCCGGAGGATTCCGCCACGGCGCGGCGTCGCGACGCAGTGCGCAACCTCCTGGCCGCCCTCCGCACCAACGTCGACTGGGAGAACTAG
- the aroA gene encoding 3-phosphoshikimate 1-carboxyvinyltransferase produces the protein MPSLWKAPVAPGPLRWTQPVPGSKSITNRAYILAALADSPSTLLNPLSSRDTDLMSAALNAMGCRVEQDGNTVTITPGQLHGATIDCGLAGTVMRFLPPLAALADGPVTVDGDAQARKRPMATILQALRDLGVSVEGDGLPFTVGGNANAPSGGSVTIDASGSSQFVSGLLLSAPRYSDGITVRHEGGPLPSMPHIDMTVDMLRRAGVKVDTGHHTWTVHPGTISGGTWEIEPDLSNATPFLAAAMVAGGSVSIPFWPESTTQPGDEFRDIAEAMGASVRLAGGTLTVTGGELHGIDWDMGDIGELTPTVAALAALADSPSTLTGIAHLRGHETDRLAALAAEINKLGGDVMERADGLLITPAPLHGGQWESYADHRMATAGAIIGLRIPDVVVEDVETTAKTLPGFAGMWEEMVNNG, from the coding sequence ATGCCTTCTTTGTGGAAAGCCCCCGTTGCCCCCGGCCCGTTGCGCTGGACCCAGCCTGTTCCTGGCTCTAAGTCCATTACCAACAGGGCCTATATCCTTGCCGCCTTGGCGGATTCCCCGTCCACCCTGCTGAACCCACTGAGCAGCCGCGATACGGATCTCATGTCAGCGGCCCTCAACGCCATGGGCTGCCGCGTCGAGCAAGACGGTAACACGGTCACCATCACCCCTGGTCAGCTACACGGGGCCACCATCGATTGCGGCTTGGCCGGCACCGTCATGCGCTTTTTGCCGCCGCTGGCCGCCCTGGCGGACGGCCCAGTGACCGTTGATGGCGACGCGCAGGCCCGCAAGCGCCCCATGGCCACCATCCTCCAGGCCCTCCGCGACCTGGGCGTTTCGGTGGAGGGTGATGGTCTGCCGTTTACCGTCGGCGGCAACGCGAATGCGCCATCCGGCGGCAGCGTCACCATTGACGCCTCCGGTTCTTCACAGTTTGTCTCAGGCCTGCTGCTTTCCGCCCCACGCTATTCGGACGGCATTACCGTGCGCCATGAGGGCGGCCCACTGCCATCCATGCCACACATCGACATGACCGTGGACATGCTGCGCAGGGCCGGCGTGAAGGTCGATACGGGTCATCACACCTGGACCGTGCATCCCGGCACCATTAGCGGCGGCACCTGGGAAATTGAGCCGGACCTGTCTAACGCCACCCCGTTTTTGGCCGCCGCGATGGTGGCAGGTGGCTCCGTGAGCATCCCGTTCTGGCCTGAATCCACCACCCAGCCGGGTGATGAGTTCCGCGACATCGCTGAGGCTATGGGCGCGAGCGTTCGGCTCGCCGGCGGCACCCTAACGGTCACCGGCGGCGAGCTCCACGGCATCGATTGGGATATGGGCGATATTGGCGAGCTCACCCCAACCGTCGCCGCGTTGGCCGCCCTTGCGGATTCCCCTTCCACTCTGACCGGCATCGCCCACCTGCGCGGCCACGAAACGGACCGCCTGGCTGCGCTGGCCGCCGAGATCAACAAATTGGGCGGTGACGTCATGGAGCGTGCAGACGGCCTGCTCATCACCCCCGCACCACTCCATGGTGGGCAGTGGGAGTCCTATGCTGACCACCGCATGGCGACGGCCGGCGCCATCATTGGCCTGCGCATCCCGGACGTTGTTGTGGAGGATGTGGAAACCACCGCTAAGACACTGCCGGGCTTTGCCGGCATGTGGGAGGAGATGGTCAACAATGGCTAG
- a CDS encoding SOS response-associated peptidase has product MCGRFVLFTESLLDHAGSLPGVEESHAPAGLPRPRYNIAPTQMVPVVRLDGATAVVEPGRWGLLPHWKKDLTGPPLFNARAETVASKPSFRDAFKAREGSGRCLIPMDGYYEWHDDGSGKAPYFVTLGEGKLMWAAGLWSSGLDQLSATIVTTDSAEPMDWLHDRLPRFLTEEEMRQWVEGTPEESAELLHPAPRELRGAFEVTKVDKAVGNVRNDYPELLEPQRDLFSEDVSESGADN; this is encoded by the coding sequence ATGTGCGGCCGATTTGTTTTGTTTACTGAGTCATTACTGGATCACGCGGGTTCGCTCCCCGGTGTTGAGGAGTCCCACGCGCCGGCGGGCCTGCCTCGCCCGCGCTACAACATCGCGCCCACACAAATGGTTCCGGTGGTCCGCCTTGATGGCGCCACGGCGGTGGTCGAGCCGGGACGCTGGGGGCTGCTGCCGCACTGGAAGAAGGACCTGACTGGTCCCCCTTTGTTCAACGCGCGCGCCGAGACCGTGGCATCCAAACCCTCGTTCCGCGACGCGTTCAAGGCGCGCGAGGGATCCGGGCGTTGCCTGATTCCCATGGATGGCTACTACGAATGGCACGATGACGGCTCCGGCAAGGCGCCCTACTTCGTCACCCTGGGGGAGGGCAAGCTCATGTGGGCTGCGGGGCTCTGGTCATCCGGGTTGGACCAGCTCTCCGCCACCATCGTCACCACTGACTCCGCCGAGCCGATGGACTGGCTGCATGACCGCCTGCCGCGGTTTCTGACGGAAGAGGAAATGCGCCAATGGGTGGAGGGAACCCCGGAGGAGTCGGCCGAGCTTCTTCATCCCGCGCCGCGGGAGCTGCGCGGGGCGTTCGAGGTGACCAAGGTGGATAAGGCCGTGGGCAACGTGCGCAACGATTACCCGGAATTGCTGGAGCCGCAACGGGACCTATTCAGCGAGGATGTCAGCGAATCGGGCGCCGATAATTAA
- the ybaK gene encoding Cys-tRNA(Pro) deacylase, translated as MAKKQPGAATPALKILHESGLPFKVSTFEAGTDHFGDNAVAALGADPDRVFKTLVIDLSAGKGPRRELAVCVLPVSHQLSLKKAAAALGASKAAMANPADATKSSGYIPGGISPLGQKRVLPTVIDETAVLFDTILFSGGRRGLDVEMKAQDLALIIGARFADILAE; from the coding sequence ATGGCAAAGAAGCAACCGGGTGCCGCCACCCCGGCGTTAAAAATCCTCCATGAGTCAGGCCTGCCCTTTAAGGTCTCAACCTTCGAGGCCGGAACGGATCATTTCGGCGACAATGCGGTGGCGGCCCTGGGCGCGGACCCGGACCGGGTTTTCAAGACCTTGGTCATCGATCTCTCCGCGGGCAAGGGGCCGCGCCGCGAGTTGGCCGTGTGTGTATTGCCGGTGTCCCATCAGCTCAGCTTGAAGAAGGCGGCAGCGGCGCTCGGCGCATCCAAGGCCGCTATGGCGAATCCCGCCGACGCCACCAAGTCCTCCGGCTACATTCCCGGCGGCATCTCGCCGCTGGGCCAAAAGCGCGTGCTGCCCACGGTGATTGATGAGACCGCCGTCTTGTTTGACACTATCTTGTTCTCCGGCGGGCGCCGCGGCCTGGACGTCGAGATGAAGGCCCAGGACTTGGCGTTAATTATCGGCGCCCGATTCGCTGACATCCTCGCTGAATAG
- a CDS encoding sigma-70 family RNA polymerase sigma factor, with protein MATDRTGGTVTAEELHDSFEEQAMPLLDQLYGGALRLTRNPQDAEDLVQETFLKAFKAFGSYKQGTNLKAWMYRIMTNAYINNYRKAQRRPQQSSADELTDGQLYTTAGHDSTGLESAEIEALKAMPDSQISDAMNDLPEDYRMVVYYADVEGLAYKEIAEIMDTPLGTVMSRLHRGRKLLRSALKDVAREHGIGLSHPDMEA; from the coding sequence GTGGCTACTGATAGAACAGGCGGCACGGTCACCGCCGAGGAGCTGCATGACAGCTTTGAGGAACAGGCCATGCCGTTGCTTGACCAGCTCTACGGCGGTGCGTTGCGGCTCACCCGCAACCCGCAGGACGCTGAAGATTTGGTTCAGGAGACCTTCCTAAAGGCGTTTAAGGCCTTTGGCTCTTACAAGCAGGGAACCAACCTTAAGGCGTGGATGTACCGCATCATGACTAATGCGTACATCAACAACTACCGCAAGGCGCAGCGCCGCCCGCAGCAATCCAGCGCCGACGAGCTGACCGACGGCCAGCTGTACACCACCGCCGGCCATGATTCCACCGGCCTGGAATCCGCCGAGATCGAGGCGCTCAAGGCCATGCCCGATTCCCAGATCTCCGACGCGATGAACGACCTTCCCGAGGACTATCGCATGGTGGTCTATTACGCGGATGTTGAGGGGCTAGCGTATAAGGAAATCGCTGAAATCATGGATACCCCGCTGGGCACGGTGATGAGCCGGTTGCACCGTGGAAGAAAATTGCTTCGTAGCGCGTTGAAAGACGTAGCACGTGAGCACGGTATTGGTCTAAGCCACCCGGATATGGAGGCATAA
- a CDS encoding anti-sigma factor, with the protein MSSCTNNGGCNCSHEEVQALICELLDNCSCSDRAREIRARLAECTACHEHLEHEEYIRSMVRNCCGGDRAPEHLRERISFQIRMTQVEVRYNG; encoded by the coding sequence ATGAGTTCATGCACTAACAACGGTGGTTGCAACTGCAGCCACGAGGAAGTTCAGGCACTCATCTGTGAACTCTTGGATAACTGCTCCTGCAGTGACCGCGCACGGGAAATCCGGGCTAGGCTGGCGGAGTGCACTGCCTGCCACGAGCACCTTGAGCATGAGGAATACATCCGCTCCATGGTTCGCAATTGCTGCGGCGGCGACCGCGCGCCCGAGCATCTGCGTGAGCGCATCTCCTTCCAGATCCGCATGACCCAGGTTGAGGTCCGCTATAACGGGTAG
- a CDS encoding 50S ribosomal protein bL37: MSKRGRKRKDRRKKSANRGKRPNA, encoded by the coding sequence ATGAGCAAGCGTGGTCGTAAGCGCAAGGATCGCCGCAAGAAGTCCGCTAACCGCGGCAAGCGTCCTAACGCATAA
- a CDS encoding WhiB family transcriptional regulator, which translates to MDWRHDAVCRDEDPELFFPVGNSGPALTQIAKAKLVCNRCPVASQCLKWALESGQDAGVWGGLSEEERRALKRRRNRGRGRSRVSA; encoded by the coding sequence ATGGATTGGCGCCACGATGCAGTTTGCCGCGATGAGGACCCAGAGCTCTTCTTCCCAGTCGGCAACTCCGGCCCCGCCCTCACCCAGATCGCTAAGGCCAAGCTGGTCTGCAACCGCTGCCCAGTAGCCTCCCAGTGCCTGAAGTGGGCACTCGAGTCCGGCCAGGACGCCGGCGTATGGGGCGGCCTGTCTGAGGAAGAGCGTCGCGCGCTCAAGCGCCGCCGCAACCGCGGCCGCGGCCGCTCACGCGTGTCCGCTTAA
- a CDS encoding Rv3212 family protein → MSVEPDLSRGEIPPVGPAHAARGDTGSYAPVLRRKKGDWIAMGAISALAAVAVGGAVLTANINDAERTVVNAPGDDAQVVVPSQAPAALTEAFRLPTAGYPGLNRPLVARGLVITNDEHTVTATNEDGSTAWTYARSDVPICSIGSAWDKVVVTFETGVGCGDVVAISAATGEYAGTRSALSSDYVVPIRSNDRVGTVSNERVELWRSDLVRTVEYGDVEAKQESGFQPHEDCTINSALTRSELLVVSESCPDQPETSYLRFMKTTPEDSRKPEVLKDVAISTSGARVVAVGTEGAAVYVPSSPPLIISFNQQGQETSRTEVPASPTVTQASSPFAPATGDLPAHMTWWDGKRLYLFNPETLAVERSFDRALGVGTAISDRLVFPTRDGIAVANWSTGEIERTIPVDRGGYSGPVAVSRAGNNLVELRGNEVVALKMRTG, encoded by the coding sequence ATGAGCGTGGAGCCAGACCTCTCACGGGGGGAAATCCCCCCGGTTGGCCCGGCTCATGCCGCCCGGGGGGATACCGGCTCCTACGCCCCGGTGCTCCGCCGCAAAAAGGGGGATTGGATCGCCATGGGCGCCATCTCCGCCCTAGCCGCGGTGGCCGTCGGTGGTGCGGTGCTCACCGCCAACATCAATGACGCTGAACGCACCGTGGTCAACGCCCCTGGGGATGACGCCCAGGTCGTTGTGCCAAGCCAGGCCCCCGCCGCCCTGACTGAGGCATTCAGGCTGCCCACCGCGGGGTACCCGGGCCTCAACCGGCCGCTGGTGGCGCGCGGGTTGGTCATCACCAACGATGAGCACACGGTCACCGCGACAAATGAGGACGGCTCAACCGCGTGGACCTACGCCCGCAGCGACGTTCCAATCTGTTCCATCGGCTCGGCCTGGGACAAGGTGGTTGTCACTTTTGAAACCGGAGTGGGCTGCGGCGACGTGGTAGCCATTTCCGCCGCCACCGGCGAGTATGCCGGTACCCGTTCGGCCTTATCCTCAGACTATGTGGTGCCGATAAGGTCCAATGACCGTGTTGGCACGGTGTCTAATGAACGTGTGGAACTGTGGCGTTCGGACCTCGTGCGCACGGTGGAATACGGCGACGTGGAGGCCAAGCAGGAGTCTGGTTTCCAACCCCATGAGGACTGCACCATCAACTCAGCGCTGACCCGCTCAGAGCTATTGGTGGTCTCAGAGTCCTGCCCGGACCAACCTGAAACCTCCTACCTGCGCTTCATGAAGACCACCCCCGAGGACTCGAGGAAGCCGGAGGTATTAAAGGACGTGGCCATCTCCACCAGCGGCGCCCGCGTGGTGGCCGTGGGCACCGAGGGCGCCGCGGTCTACGTACCAAGCTCCCCACCGCTTATCATCTCTTTCAATCAGCAGGGCCAGGAAACCTCACGTACCGAGGTTCCCGCCTCCCCCACCGTGACCCAGGCCTCCAGCCCCTTCGCCCCCGCCACCGGCGATCTTCCCGCCCACATGACGTGGTGGGATGGCAAGCGCCTCTACCTGTTCAACCCGGAGACACTGGCCGTTGAGCGGAGTTTTGACCGGGCATTAGGCGTAGGCACCGCCATAAGCGACCGCCTAGTCTTCCCCACCAGGGACGGCATTGCGGTGGCCAATTGGTCCACGGGGGAAATTGAACGCACCATCCCGGTCGACCGCGGCGGGTACAGTGGGCCCGTGGCCGTATCCCGCGCCGGCAACAACCTTGTCGAATTGCGTGGTAATGAAGTAGTCGCTCTTAAAATGCGGACGGGGTAA
- a CDS encoding DEAD/DEAH box helicase has protein sequence MFANKAQQDAASATFVELGVAAEICDALHAQGITRTFAIQELTLPIALAGHDLIGQARTGTGKTLGFGVPLLDRVFDDAGVEELDGTPRALIVVPTRELAVQVGQDLERLAVNLPVRVATIYGGRPYEEQVSLLKAGVDVVVGTPGRLLDLHNQGHLPLDHVAVLVLDEADEMLDLGFFPDIEKILEALHGNPHQTMLFSATMPGPVLTLARTFMTKPMHIRAESGDDSQTHATTKKVTFQSHRMDKLAVLGRALQAKGRGRTIIFARTKRSAADVADNLAGRGYAVAAVHGDLGQAAREKSLQAFRSGAVDILVATDVAARGIDVDDVTHVFNYQVPDDPMTYVHRIGRTGRAGNKGTAVTLVGYDELGKWRLINDELGLDLPEPPQWFSTSPELSEALDIPEGAKDSVGPARKVIGARSERGEHNRRDGRRGGSGRKDRGRGGPRGSARGGRR, from the coding sequence GTGTTTGCAAACAAAGCCCAGCAAGATGCCGCCTCGGCCACCTTTGTCGAACTAGGCGTGGCCGCCGAAATCTGCGATGCCCTCCACGCGCAGGGCATTACACGCACCTTCGCCATTCAGGAGCTGACGTTGCCCATCGCGTTGGCTGGCCATGACCTCATTGGCCAGGCCCGCACCGGCACCGGCAAAACCCTGGGGTTTGGCGTGCCCCTGCTCGATCGTGTCTTCGATGACGCGGGCGTAGAGGAGTTGGACGGCACCCCACGCGCCCTTATCGTAGTTCCCACCCGTGAGCTGGCCGTGCAGGTGGGCCAGGACCTGGAGCGCCTCGCCGTCAACCTGCCGGTTCGCGTGGCCACCATCTACGGTGGGCGCCCGTATGAGGAACAGGTTAGCTTGCTCAAGGCAGGCGTCGACGTGGTGGTTGGCACCCCGGGTCGCCTGCTGGATCTGCACAACCAGGGCCACCTTCCGCTAGACCACGTGGCCGTCTTGGTCCTGGATGAGGCCGATGAGATGCTGGATCTTGGCTTTTTCCCTGACATCGAAAAGATTCTTGAGGCCCTGCATGGCAATCCGCATCAGACCATGCTGTTTTCCGCCACCATGCCTGGTCCCGTCCTCACGCTGGCGCGCACGTTTATGACAAAGCCAATGCATATCCGGGCCGAATCCGGGGATGATAGCCAGACCCACGCCACCACTAAGAAGGTGACGTTTCAGTCCCACCGCATGGACAAGCTCGCTGTGCTCGGCCGGGCGCTGCAGGCCAAGGGCCGCGGCCGCACCATCATCTTCGCCCGCACCAAGCGTTCCGCCGCCGACGTCGCCGATAACCTCGCCGGCCGCGGTTACGCAGTCGCCGCCGTCCATGGCGACCTGGGCCAGGCGGCCCGCGAGAAGTCACTGCAGGCTTTCCGTTCTGGCGCCGTGGACATCCTGGTGGCCACAGACGTTGCCGCCCGCGGCATCGACGTCGATGACGTGACTCACGTGTTCAACTACCAGGTCCCCGATGACCCAATGACCTACGTCCACCGCATTGGCCGCACCGGCCGCGCGGGCAACAAGGGCACCGCCGTGACCTTGGTGGGGTATGACGAACTGGGCAAGTGGAGGCTGATCAATGACGAGCTAGGCCTGGATCTTCCAGAGCCGCCGCAATGGTTTAGCACCTCCCCGGAGCTTAGCGAGGCGCTGGATATTCCAGAGGGAGCCAAGGACAGCGTGGGCCCGGCCCGCAAGGTCATCGGCGCGCGCAGCGAGCGCGGCGAACATAACCGGCGCGATGGCAGGCGTGGGGGTTCCGGCCGCAAGGACCGTGGCCGTGGGGGCCCACGCGGAAGCGCCCGTGGAGGCCGCCGATGA
- a CDS encoding DUF3107 domain-containing protein, whose protein sequence is MDIKFGFADTARELVINASGTQEELAAQINGALADNAVLELTDDKGRKYIVRTDRVVYVEIGTAKPHVVGFAGH, encoded by the coding sequence ATGGACATCAAGTTTGGATTCGCAGACACCGCACGCGAACTGGTAATCAACGCATCCGGCACCCAAGAGGAGCTCGCCGCGCAGATTAACGGGGCCCTGGCAGACAACGCGGTGCTGGAGCTGACCGACGACAAGGGGCGCAAGTACATTGTCCGCACCGATCGCGTGGTCTACGTGGAAATTGGCACCGCCAAGCCGCACGTAGTGGGCTTCGCGGGTCACTAA
- a CDS encoding DUF3152 domain-containing protein: protein MEPIHEPGNAPRPRNRRRAQPESKLQRFAAEYGWWRVVAIPVMSVITVWMLVDVVGGGDETSLASDSASTSAPQTGAEQPQPSPKEGLGGDAGAVGPDPAQAEAMKLAAEQLPPGGPFTETGEGTFRPVGQPGMEAGEGTRRTIRYTVEVEDGVDTSAYGGDSAFAAMVDATLSDPRGWTNDPAFKFVHVREGEEVDTRIRLASLATTAELCGDALAMETSCHTTTTGESTVILNESRWVRGAQPYEGDLGNYRQYLINHEVGHAIGYASHQPCGGEGKLAPIMMQQTIELNNARIAELSPGDVYNGQPDVTCEPNPWPYPTAATTDINDPQAG, encoded by the coding sequence ATGGAACCTATCCACGAGCCAGGCAATGCACCCCGCCCGCGCAACCGCAGGCGTGCCCAGCCAGAATCCAAGCTTCAGCGCTTCGCGGCTGAGTACGGTTGGTGGCGGGTAGTAGCCATCCCCGTAATGAGCGTTATTACCGTGTGGATGCTTGTGGACGTGGTTGGCGGTGGGGATGAAACCTCCCTTGCCTCGGATTCGGCTAGCACCTCTGCGCCCCAGACCGGGGCAGAGCAGCCGCAGCCATCCCCTAAGGAGGGGCTGGGCGGAGACGCCGGTGCAGTGGGCCCGGATCCAGCGCAAGCCGAGGCTATGAAACTCGCCGCAGAGCAGCTGCCTCCGGGCGGGCCTTTTACGGAAACCGGTGAAGGTACCTTCCGTCCCGTGGGCCAACCCGGGATGGAAGCCGGTGAGGGCACGCGCCGCACCATCCGCTACACCGTCGAGGTTGAAGATGGCGTGGATACCAGTGCCTACGGCGGGGATTCCGCCTTCGCCGCGATGGTCGATGCCACCTTGTCCGATCCCCGCGGCTGGACCAATGACCCGGCGTTTAAGTTCGTGCACGTGCGTGAGGGAGAAGAGGTAGACACCCGCATCCGGCTGGCGTCCTTGGCCACCACCGCGGAACTATGCGGCGATGCGCTGGCCATGGAAACCTCGTGCCACACCACGACCACCGGAGAATCCACGGTGATCCTCAACGAGTCCCGCTGGGTGCGCGGAGCGCAACCCTACGAGGGGGACCTGGGCAATTACCGCCAGTACCTCATTAACCATGAAGTGGGCCACGCCATCGGCTATGCCTCCCACCAGCCGTGCGGCGGCGAAGGCAAGCTAGCGCCAATCATGATGCAGCAGACCATCGAGCTCAATAACGCCAGAATCGCCGAGCTTTCCCCTGGGGACGTCTATAACGGACAGCCGGATGTGACCTGTGAGCCTAATCCGTGGCCGTATCCTACTGCCGCTACCACGGACATCAATGACCCGCAGGCTGGCTAG